The proteins below are encoded in one region of Myxococcales bacterium:
- the amt gene encoding ammonium transporter: MGEGLLDSLWVLISACLVFFMHAGFALLESGLCRKKNAVMILLKNFSVVAIASLLYFVLGFALMFGDGNAIVGLSAFMPSGNETLGAVPQNMPLFVFLFFQLVFAATSATIVSGAVAERSKLSTFFIFTAFASAVIYPLVGHWVWGGGFLSTWGFHDFAGSTVVHAVGGAMALAGVMLLGPRRGKFSPDGSPRPLPAHNLPLAALGVFILWLGWFGFNGGSTLSANVHDIASVIVVTNLAAAAGFLTALAFVRFRIGMLDLSMAMNGALAGLVAITAGADVISPRDAIAVGLIAGFVVVEGVFVLDRLHLDDPVGAIPVHLVCGVFGTLAVGVFSQDGGLLYGGGFKLLAIQLAGVSTAVFFAFSVGYLLWAVMKKTIGIRVSVSEEIEGLDEAECGMQAYGEELRSHTATPYDSHASSQLGSLRQIVTDLPTT, translated from the coding sequence ATGGGCGAAGGCTTACTTGATAGTTTGTGGGTGCTGATTAGCGCGTGTTTGGTGTTTTTTATGCACGCTGGCTTTGCTTTGCTTGAGAGCGGGCTGTGTCGAAAAAAAAATGCGGTGATGATCTTGTTAAAGAATTTCTCGGTCGTCGCGATTGCTTCACTTTTATATTTTGTTCTTGGTTTTGCCCTGATGTTTGGCGATGGCAACGCCATCGTAGGGCTGTCTGCGTTCATGCCGAGTGGAAACGAAACGCTAGGCGCTGTTCCACAAAACATGCCTCTCTTCGTGTTTTTGTTTTTTCAACTGGTTTTTGCAGCGACTTCGGCCACGATTGTCAGCGGCGCAGTGGCGGAGCGCTCGAAGCTGAGTACTTTTTTTATATTCACGGCTTTTGCAAGTGCCGTGATTTATCCCCTCGTCGGTCACTGGGTATGGGGCGGTGGCTTTTTGAGCACCTGGGGATTTCATGATTTTGCAGGGAGCACTGTGGTTCATGCAGTCGGCGGGGCGATGGCGCTTGCCGGTGTCATGCTGCTTGGCCCGAGGCGAGGCAAGTTTTCCCCCGACGGCTCGCCTCGTCCGCTCCCTGCACATAACCTGCCCTTAGCTGCCCTAGGGGTATTTATCCTGTGGCTAGGTTGGTTTGGCTTCAATGGTGGCAGCACCTTGAGCGCCAATGTCCACGACATTGCCTCCGTGATCGTGGTGACCAACCTAGCCGCTGCGGCAGGTTTTCTTACAGCGCTTGCTTTTGTACGTTTTCGGATCGGCATGCTGGATCTATCCATGGCAATGAACGGCGCTTTAGCGGGCCTGGTAGCCATCACCGCAGGGGCTGATGTGATCAGTCCGCGAGATGCGATCGCCGTTGGTTTGATTGCGGGTTTTGTCGTCGTTGAGGGCGTATTTGTGCTTGATCGGCTTCACCTTGATGATCCGGTGGGCGCGATCCCTGTGCATTTGGTGTGTGGCGTTTTCGGTACCTTGGCTGTGGGCGTGTTTTCTCAGGACGGAGGCCTGCTTTACGGTGGTGGCTTCAAATTGCTCGCCATTCAGTTGGCAGGCGTAAGTACAGCCGTGTTTTTCGCGTTTTCGGTGGGCTACCTCCTTTGGGCAGTCATGAAAAAGACCATTGGTATCCGTGTCAGTGTGTCCGAGGAAATTGAAGGGCTTGATGAGGCCGAATGCGGTATGCAGGCTTACGGTGAAGAACTCCGTAGTCACACCGCCACTCCATACGATTCGCATGCCTCATCGCAACTCGGATCGCTTCGGCAGATCGTCACTGATCTTCCGACCACATAG
- a CDS encoding phosphatidylserine/phosphatidylglycerophosphate/cardiolipin synthase family protein, with product MKIKLISGSRDFVSEARRDIRAANSRCYVQAMTFEGDSAGKSIADMLKDSAANDRRMLVDAYSRYIMSDKVIAGPFARLSTAQKRELDDTISMFAELESHGIGVRVTNPVGLLWQFFPSRNHKKLIVTDDVSYIGGINFSDHNFEWHDMMVRIENKEIADFLSKDFERSWQGQPQDACLELDEFFLLSLSGQTNPRTWLKFRSQIEKATEKIEVVSPYITYPFLAWLKDASKRGVEIVIYLPAQNNKGLVGDYAENYALRHGFTVKKTQGMSHTKGMCIDEKWLVFGSSNFDFVSYYTQAEYLAVLESRGAVKTFLNEILSPLEAVERSRKSSSSFFSRLMATIMLRLAGIGICLLKLIPRRTWVQDRSSVF from the coding sequence ATGAAGATCAAACTCATTTCAGGATCTCGCGACTTTGTAAGTGAGGCTCGGCGAGACATTAGGGCTGCTAACAGTCGTTGTTACGTGCAAGCCATGACTTTTGAAGGTGATAGTGCAGGAAAAAGCATTGCCGACATGCTCAAGGACTCTGCTGCAAACGATCGCCGGATGCTGGTTGATGCGTACAGTCGTTATATCATGAGTGATAAAGTCATTGCCGGACCTTTTGCCCGATTGAGCACGGCGCAGAAGCGCGAGCTCGATGATACGATATCGATGTTTGCAGAGTTGGAAAGTCATGGGATTGGTGTTCGGGTTACGAATCCTGTTGGCCTGCTTTGGCAATTTTTCCCATCACGCAATCATAAAAAACTTATCGTGACCGATGATGTAAGTTACATTGGTGGGATCAATTTTAGTGATCATAATTTCGAATGGCATGACATGATGGTGCGAATCGAAAACAAAGAAATCGCTGATTTTCTTTCAAAGGATTTTGAGCGCAGTTGGCAGGGACAACCCCAAGATGCGTGTCTTGAGCTCGATGAGTTTTTCTTGCTGAGTTTGTCTGGACAAACAAATCCAAGAACCTGGTTAAAATTCCGCTCGCAGATTGAAAAAGCAACAGAGAAAATCGAAGTTGTAAGTCCTTATATTACCTATCCTTTTTTAGCTTGGCTCAAAGACGCTTCGAAGCGGGGTGTAGAAATCGTCATCTATTTACCAGCACAGAACAACAAAGGACTTGTTGGCGACTATGCAGAAAATTATGCATTGCGACATGGTTTTACGGTGAAAAAGACACAAGGAATGAGCCATACCAAAGGCATGTGCATCGATGAGAAATGGTTGGTGTTCGGTTCTTCCAATTTTGATTTTGTGAGTTACTACACACAAGCTGAATACCTTGCTGTTCTTGAATCCCGAGGCGCAGTAAAGACTTTTTTAAATGAGATTCTTTCTCCTCTGGAAGCAGTAGAACGTTCAAGAAAGTCTTCAAGTTCCTTTTTTTCCAGGTTAATGGCAACGATTATGTTACGCCTTGCAGGTATAGGTATATGTCTTTTGAAGCTCATTCCAAGGAGAACATGGGTTCAAGATCGCAGCTCCGTCTTTTGA
- a CDS encoding glycosyltransferase family 4 protein: protein MTSTRYRIFLTANYSPWSPYSGGGQYSTHQLASALSQLGHDVTVIFSKVPGEVIRVPANLTYQIEWAAFVGMKSSAFAPLRSLNTLTFFKKLRGLLKNDTTRLPMVVHSQGEEAAFFSRLKKDFSFSLLSTPRQPLQEVIKTSGTQGWWRKRPKFMALARTLREAQRFCPTSEKSAEEFLACFDLDSRKLVVVPNGIHPAFLRVERKNSAASGPIVFVGRLAKSKGIVQLVKAYEGLRGDSVPELHVVGRGPESVWIESFIQKHGLQNKVKLLGWQEPEHTAELLSHACMAALPSLEESFGNTVVEALAAGVPTVTTSAGSLAEIVGGKNIAKVISPENHEELQLAIQDLLDHPREAEVMATRARDAIRPQYSWDATARRYVGLYDELFVSVGTEH, encoded by the coding sequence ATGACATCAACGCGTTACCGTATTTTTCTGACGGCGAATTACTCACCCTGGTCTCCTTATTCGGGTGGAGGTCAATACTCAACCCACCAACTCGCATCGGCTCTAAGCCAGTTAGGCCACGACGTAACGGTGATCTTTAGTAAAGTTCCCGGTGAGGTGATTAGAGTCCCCGCAAACTTAACGTATCAAATTGAGTGGGCTGCCTTTGTGGGTATGAAAAGTTCAGCTTTTGCGCCTTTGCGAAGTCTAAACACTTTGACTTTCTTTAAGAAACTACGAGGTTTATTGAAAAACGACACCACGCGCCTGCCCATGGTTGTGCATTCGCAAGGTGAAGAAGCCGCATTTTTTTCACGCTTGAAAAAAGACTTTTCTTTTAGTTTGCTAAGTACACCTCGCCAACCTCTTCAGGAAGTAATAAAAACAAGTGGCACGCAGGGTTGGTGGCGTAAACGGCCAAAATTTATGGCACTGGCAAGAACTTTGCGAGAAGCACAACGCTTTTGTCCGACAAGCGAGAAAAGTGCGGAGGAATTTCTAGCTTGCTTTGATCTTGATTCCCGGAAGTTGGTGGTCGTTCCAAATGGAATCCATCCGGCGTTCTTGCGTGTTGAGAGGAAAAACTCCGCCGCATCCGGTCCAATAGTTTTTGTTGGCAGGTTAGCAAAGAGTAAAGGTATCGTGCAGCTTGTAAAAGCTTATGAAGGATTACGTGGTGATTCCGTACCAGAACTTCATGTGGTGGGTCGTGGCCCTGAGTCTGTTTGGATTGAAAGTTTTATCCAAAAACATGGGTTACAAAACAAAGTGAAACTTTTGGGTTGGCAGGAGCCCGAACATACTGCGGAGTTGTTGAGCCACGCCTGTATGGCAGCGCTTCCCTCGTTGGAAGAGAGTTTTGGAAACACAGTGGTTGAGGCCTTGGCGGCCGGAGTCCCAACGGTTACGACATCTGCCGGCTCACTTGCCGAGATCGTTGGCGGCAAGAATATCGCGAAGGTTATATCCCCGGAAAATCATGAAGAGCTTCAGTTAGCTATTCAAGACTTGCTGGATCATCCAAGGGAAGCTGAAGTCATGGCTACTCGCGCGAGAGACGCCATTCGGCCGCAGTATTCTTGGGACGCTACCGCAAGACGGTATGTTGGCCTCTACGATGAACTCTTTGTCTCTGTAGGGACAGAGCACTAA
- a CDS encoding glycosyltransferase family 4 protein: MGSRSQLRLLMLTPNFPPQTGGVQNYALELAFAFSELCSEFEVLAPKSPGSEQVDRELPFKIKRKSIWGDNFSLSGILPARRASRHFDAVFATHWSAAYAALIAGDQNWAVGCAVHGKELFFRPLEKIWPAQKVYDHIRKTALKQCPLLFPVSRFTADLLKKYEVKEDRIITVPNGVNTERYKPGDSTQLREGLGLVSKTVLLTVGRLVERKGVDTVLKSLATIKDEHKDLEYLIVGDGPERSKLEALSQKLGLSEQVRFMGAVTSKALLEFYQLADLFVMAPRDIRGDVEGFGLVFLEASACGKAVLGTRSGGVPDAVLDGVTGVLVSPDNSMELARVLDDLIKNKDKRDALGTAGFEFANQQGSWKGRAHTIVESFEEELLDREKRIK; encoded by the coding sequence ATGGGTTCAAGATCGCAGCTCCGTCTTTTGATGCTCACGCCCAATTTCCCACCTCAAACGGGTGGGGTACAGAACTATGCACTTGAATTGGCTTTTGCATTTTCTGAGTTGTGTAGCGAATTCGAAGTTCTGGCACCGAAAAGCCCAGGGTCCGAGCAAGTTGATCGGGAATTACCGTTTAAGATTAAGCGAAAATCGATTTGGGGTGATAACTTTTCCCTCTCTGGCATCTTGCCTGCTCGTCGAGCTTCTCGACATTTTGATGCGGTCTTTGCAACGCACTGGTCAGCGGCTTATGCTGCTTTGATTGCGGGCGATCAAAATTGGGCGGTGGGCTGCGCGGTGCACGGCAAAGAATTGTTCTTTCGTCCACTAGAGAAAATTTGGCCTGCTCAGAAAGTCTACGATCATATTCGAAAAACGGCTCTGAAGCAGTGTCCTCTTTTGTTTCCCGTGAGTCGCTTCACAGCTGATTTACTAAAGAAATACGAAGTAAAAGAGGATCGCATTATTACGGTGCCGAATGGCGTAAATACAGAACGCTATAAGCCTGGTGATTCCACCCAATTGCGCGAAGGTTTAGGGTTGGTTTCTAAAACTGTACTGCTTACGGTTGGACGCTTAGTGGAGCGTAAAGGCGTGGATACCGTCCTAAAGAGTTTAGCTACGATAAAGGACGAGCATAAAGACCTGGAGTACTTGATTGTGGGTGATGGTCCGGAGCGGAGTAAGCTTGAGGCACTAAGTCAAAAGCTTGGACTATCGGAACAGGTGCGTTTTATGGGTGCCGTAACTTCCAAAGCGTTGCTTGAATTTTATCAACTGGCTGATCTTTTTGTGATGGCACCTCGTGATATTCGCGGAGATGTGGAAGGTTTTGGTCTTGTGTTCTTGGAAGCAAGTGCTTGTGGCAAAGCCGTACTCGGTACCCGTTCCGGAGGCGTGCCAGATGCGGTGCTTGATGGCGTAACTGGTGTTCTAGTGTCTCCAGATAACTCGATGGAGCTTGCCCGCGTGCTTGATGACCTTATTAAAAACAAAGACAAACGAGATGCTCTTGGAACTGCTGGGTTTGAGTTTGCCAATCAGCAAGGCAGTTGGAAAGGCCGAGCGCATACGATTGTCGAAAGCTTTGAAGAAGAATTACTTGATCGGGAAAAGCGCATAAAATGA
- a CDS encoding type II toxin-antitoxin system VapC family toxin — MKAKSVLVDSHALLWFVFDDPRLSKKAAGVFDDPKIEKVFSMASLWEIATKIALGKLCLGVSFDNFVREVWTESSYPKLGIEAHHIEQYVKLPFHHRDPFDRLLIGQAIVERLAILSADEYFKKYDLEVVW, encoded by the coding sequence ATGAAAGCGAAGTCCGTCTTAGTCGACAGCCATGCGCTGCTTTGGTTTGTGTTTGACGATCCACGATTGAGCAAAAAAGCCGCCGGGGTTTTTGACGATCCCAAAATCGAAAAAGTGTTTAGCATGGCTAGTCTTTGGGAAATCGCCACCAAAATCGCCTTGGGAAAGCTTTGTTTGGGCGTATCGTTTGATAACTTCGTTCGCGAAGTTTGGACCGAGAGCAGTTATCCTAAACTAGGCATCGAAGCCCATCACATCGAACAGTACGTCAAGCTACCGTTTCATCACCGCGATCCATTTGATCGCTTACTGATCGGTCAAGCTATCGTCGAGCGCCTCGCCATCCTGAGCGCAGACGAGTACTTTAAAAAATACGATCTCGAAGTAGTATGGTAG
- a CDS encoding glycosyltransferase, giving the protein MLEKKPIRVLFLLPSLNGGGAERVAVNVLNHANREQFEVRMGLLRRAGPYLKEISNDRVDSSHFGQSVLNFDSDNRESYKLSKVIPAALLAPLNTWWMIKKNKPDVVVSFLKGMSICTRFALLFYGRSKTRWIAREGNNALAVIDDELGSSLARRFIKFLLKNTYRSTDILLTISKEMGIGLARDFRLSPSKVASIHNAINVERIKQKALEPCSLDLPNQYFVAVGRLDRQKGFDVLIKAFARIAKTIDSDLVIIGEGSEELSLRALAEELGVGSRVHMTGFLDNPWSCMAKAQAFVLSSRWEGFGNVVAEALACALPCIVTDCDFGPKEIIEHDVHGLVVATDNEEALAKAMLRLQSEPELKHRLKEAGEKRANDFSVDAITKQYEALFLSA; this is encoded by the coding sequence ATGTTAGAAAAAAAACCAATTCGTGTTCTGTTTCTTTTGCCCTCTCTCAACGGAGGTGGAGCTGAGCGGGTTGCTGTTAACGTACTAAACCATGCCAACCGAGAGCAATTTGAAGTGCGCATGGGCCTGCTACGTCGAGCAGGACCTTATTTAAAAGAGATCTCAAACGACCGTGTCGATTCGTCGCACTTTGGTCAATCGGTCCTTAACTTCGATAGCGACAATAGAGAAAGCTACAAGCTGAGTAAAGTCATTCCCGCTGCCCTACTTGCGCCCCTCAATACCTGGTGGATGATTAAAAAAAACAAGCCCGATGTTGTCGTAAGTTTTCTCAAGGGCATGAGCATTTGTACTCGCTTTGCTTTACTTTTTTATGGACGGAGCAAAACACGCTGGATAGCGCGTGAAGGAAACAACGCCTTAGCAGTTATCGACGATGAACTTGGTTCGTCACTCGCACGACGGTTTATCAAATTTTTACTAAAGAACACTTATCGTTCTACAGACATCTTACTCACTATTTCAAAAGAAATGGGCATCGGCCTTGCGCGAGACTTTAGATTGTCGCCAAGCAAGGTAGCTTCCATCCACAATGCCATCAATGTTGAGCGCATTAAACAAAAGGCACTGGAGCCTTGCTCACTGGATTTGCCTAACCAATATTTTGTAGCAGTTGGAAGACTTGATCGTCAAAAAGGCTTTGATGTGTTAATCAAAGCCTTTGCACGCATTGCTAAAACGATTGATTCGGACCTCGTTATCATTGGAGAAGGCAGCGAAGAGCTATCCCTTAGAGCGCTCGCCGAAGAGCTTGGCGTGGGATCTCGCGTTCACATGACCGGCTTTTTGGATAACCCTTGGTCCTGCATGGCTAAGGCTCAGGCTTTTGTACTCTCATCACGGTGGGAAGGTTTCGGCAACGTTGTTGCAGAAGCCCTCGCCTGCGCATTGCCTTGCATCGTCACAGATTGTGATTTTGGACCGAAAGAAATTATCGAACACGATGTTCACGGTCTAGTCGTAGCTACCGACAACGAAGAAGCCTTAGCAAAGGCCATGCTGAGATTGCAAAGTGAACCTGAACTTAAGCACCGCCTCAAAGAGGCTGGCGAAAAACGAGCCAATGATTTTAGTGTGGACGCTATTACCAAACAGTATGAAGCCTTATTTCTATCCGCTTGA
- a CDS encoding oligosaccharide flippase family protein has protein sequence MSKADKHGEFRDAKDLRRGVTVNLIGYVTKSANPLLMALATSLYGAAEWGVFIALQSAMMLVARVCLLGFDKALLWSVPRQEDGRPHGLLAALGIVAAATTAITLVVWFFGAAVLSLFNHHGSASTALSDIADLETLRIMSLALLPFCATELLIHATMGKRKMGLQVFIRDGFTPAFIVVVAALLYFTPLQGVGLAYGFLISHIASFGLALLGFFRVFRGQLSGLGYRLQSDMVRYAVPLWVTEFFNTLLQRLDVIVLATLLDARSLGIYAVASQVANQFRGIRRAFDPMVLAIVSGIHAENKDAFQKRLRTGFSHATNLVQKIQYPVFVVMVFLGPWILGIFGSEFRAGSTVLTSLCVLWLLNGVFGLCGMVILGFGKTTLFLIDTVLAVGIQYGLLLVLPKAYGLMGAAVAVGLSIVIQNIIQLFQMRKICNQWNYNNEAFSSFRYAVMAASATLLTYYSLAAASPLIQRVMMTGVFLAVYGILLLRERKRASSG, from the coding sequence TTGTCAAAAGCCGATAAGCATGGCGAATTTCGTGACGCTAAAGATCTGCGGCGAGGCGTGACTGTCAATCTGATTGGTTACGTCACCAAGAGCGCAAACCCCTTGCTGATGGCTCTCGCCACCTCGCTCTATGGTGCGGCGGAATGGGGTGTGTTCATCGCGCTTCAATCAGCGATGATGTTGGTAGCAAGGGTTTGTTTGCTGGGTTTCGATAAAGCTTTGCTGTGGTCGGTCCCGAGGCAAGAAGATGGCCGTCCGCATGGGTTGTTAGCTGCGCTTGGGATTGTGGCAGCCGCAACGACTGCTATCACTTTAGTCGTATGGTTCTTTGGTGCTGCCGTTTTATCTCTTTTTAATCACCATGGGAGTGCATCTACGGCGCTTAGCGACATTGCTGATCTAGAAACGCTTCGCATTATGTCTTTGGCGCTTCTTCCATTTTGCGCTACGGAACTTCTGATTCATGCCACGATGGGAAAACGAAAAATGGGCTTGCAAGTGTTTATCCGCGATGGATTTACACCAGCTTTCATCGTCGTTGTTGCTGCGCTTTTGTATTTTACGCCTCTTCAGGGTGTGGGCTTAGCTTATGGCTTTTTGATTTCTCATATTGCGTCGTTTGGCTTAGCTCTTTTGGGGTTTTTTCGTGTGTTTCGAGGACAGCTTTCAGGGCTTGGATACAGGCTGCAATCGGACATGGTGCGCTATGCAGTCCCGTTGTGGGTTACCGAGTTTTTTAACACGCTCTTACAGCGCTTGGATGTGATCGTATTGGCTACCTTGCTTGATGCGCGTTCCTTAGGCATTTACGCGGTAGCTTCCCAAGTTGCCAATCAGTTTCGCGGCATACGTCGTGCTTTTGATCCGATGGTACTCGCGATTGTTTCGGGTATTCACGCTGAAAACAAAGATGCGTTTCAGAAACGTTTGCGCACCGGTTTTTCACATGCCACCAATTTGGTTCAGAAAATCCAATACCCAGTGTTTGTTGTTATGGTCTTTCTTGGTCCATGGATTTTAGGAATCTTTGGTTCCGAATTTCGCGCAGGGTCGACGGTGCTTACTTCGCTCTGCGTGCTTTGGCTTCTCAATGGAGTGTTTGGTCTTTGCGGTATGGTGATTTTGGGTTTTGGTAAAACCACTTTGTTCTTAATCGACACCGTGTTGGCCGTGGGCATACAGTACGGTTTGCTGTTGGTGCTTCCCAAAGCCTACGGTTTGATGGGCGCAGCCGTTGCCGTGGGTCTTTCAATCGTTATCCAAAATATTATTCAGCTTTTTCAGATGAGAAAGATTTGCAACCAATGGAACTACAACAACGAAGCCTTTAGTTCGTTTCGTTATGCAGTTATGGCGGCTTCGGCTACGTTGCTAACTTACTATTCCCTTGCGGCTGCTTCACCGTTGATTCAACGTGTTATGATGACTGGTGTCTTTTTAGCAGTTTATGGCATTTTATTATTGCGTGAACGCAAGCGAGCATCAAGCGGATAG
- a CDS encoding RNA-binding protein, whose protein sequence is MSKKLFVGSLAWATTSDTLRGAFASFGEIEDAVVINDRATGRSRGFGFVTFADDEAADKAVKELDGSELDGRTIRVNEAQAREAGGGGRGFGGGGGRSFGGGGGGGRGFGGGGGGGGFGGPDFPPSDRGGDRNRRGGGGGRDRGGKGSRRGGRGRDDDFGGGGSDW, encoded by the coding sequence ATGAGCAAGAAATTATTTGTTGGGAGTTTGGCTTGGGCAACCACCTCGGACACGCTTCGGGGCGCTTTTGCGTCTTTTGGCGAGATCGAGGACGCGGTGGTTATCAACGATCGTGCAACTGGTCGTTCACGTGGCTTTGGTTTTGTGACCTTCGCCGATGATGAAGCAGCAGATAAGGCAGTTAAAGAGCTTGATGGCTCTGAGCTTGATGGCCGCACCATTCGTGTCAACGAAGCGCAAGCACGTGAAGCTGGCGGCGGTGGTCGTGGCTTTGGTGGTGGCGGTGGTCGTAGCTTTGGCGGCGGAGGCGGCGGTGGTCGTGGCTTTGGCGGCGGTGGAGGCGGCGGCGGTTTTGGCGGCCCAGACTTTCCACCTTCGGATCGCGGCGGTGACCGCAATCGACGCGGAGGCGGCGGTGGTCGTGACCGTGGCGGCAAAGGCTCGCGTCGAGGCGGCCGAGGCCGTGACGATGATTTCGGCGGCGGCGGCAGCGACTGGTAG